The nucleotide window ATGCTGTCCCCCTTTGTTCCTGCAGCGTGGACCCTGCCGGCAGCCAGGCCATGGAGCTCTCTGATGTCACCCTCATTGAGGGTGTGGGTAAtgaggtgatggtggtggcaggtgtggtggtgctgaTTCTAGCCTTGGTCCTAGCTTGGCTCTCTACCTACGTGGCAGACAGTGGTAGCAACCAGCTCCTGGGCGCCATTGTGTCAGCAGGTGACACATCCGTCCTCCACCTGGGGCATGTGGACCACCTGGTGGCAGGCCAAGGCAACCCCGAGCCAACTGAACTCCCCCATCCATCAGAGGGTAATGATGAGAAGGCTGAAGAGGCTGGTGAAGGTCGGGGAGACTCCACAGGGGAAGCTGGAGCTGGGGGTGGTATTGAACCCAGCCTTGAGCATCTCCTTGACATCCAAGGCCTGCCCAAAAGACAAGCAGGTGCAG belongs to Theropithecus gelada isolate Dixy unplaced genomic scaffold, Tgel_1.0 HiC_scaffold_586, whole genome shotgun sequence and includes:
- the LOC112617899 gene encoding transmembrane and ubiquitin-like domain-containing protein 2 isoform X2, with protein sequence MISRHLQNNLMSVDPAGSQAMELSDVTLIEGVGNEVMVVAGVVVLILALVLAWLSTYVADSGSNQLLGAIVSAGDTSVLHLGHVDHLVAGQGNPEPTELPHPSEGNDEKAEEAGEGRGDSTGEAGAGGGIEPSLEHLLDIQGLPKRQAGADSSSPEAPLRSEDSTCLPPSPGLITVRLKFLNDTEELAVARPEDTVGALKR
- the LOC112617899 gene encoding transmembrane and ubiquitin-like domain-containing protein 2 isoform X3 produces the protein MESVDPAGSQAMELSDVTLIEGVGNEVMVVAGVVVLILALVLAWLSTYVADSGSNQLLGAIVSAGDTSVLHLGHVDHLVAGQGNPEPTELPHPSEGNDEKAEEAGEGRGDSTGEAGAGGGIEPSLEHLLDIQGLPKRQAGADSSSPEAPLRSEDSTCLPPSPGLITVRLKFLNDTEELAVARPEDTVGALKR
- the LOC112617899 gene encoding transmembrane and ubiquitin-like domain-containing protein 2 isoform X4, producing the protein MELSDVTLIEGVGNEVMVVAGVVVLILALVLAWLSTYVADSGSNQLLGAIVSAGDTSVLHLGHVDHLVAGQGNPEPTELPHPSEGNDEKAEEAGEGRGDSTGEAGAGGGIEPSLEHLLDIQGLPKRQAGADSSSPEAPLRSEDSTCLPPSPGLITVRLKFLNDTEELAVARPEDTVGALKR
- the LOC112617899 gene encoding transmembrane and ubiquitin-like domain-containing protein 2 isoform X1 codes for the protein MISRHLQNNLMRYSLSNCWGIILDTSVPREIHTILVYQESNREMESVDPAGSQAMELSDVTLIEGVGNEVMVVAGVVVLILALVLAWLSTYVADSGSNQLLGAIVSAGDTSVLHLGHVDHLVAGQGNPEPTELPHPSEGNDEKAEEAGEGRGDSTGEAGAGGGIEPSLEHLLDIQGLPKRQAGADSSSPEAPLRSEDSTCLPPSPGLITVRLKFLNDTEELAVARPEDTVGALKR